A single genomic interval of Methanooceanicella nereidis harbors:
- a CDS encoding ferritin-like domain-containing protein, protein MDNEGIIGLLNEAFMHEIYNSMVYVRNSFVIRECDPSRVTESISVDEMRHMWWLADLIVKRGGKPCMDHKELEFGGDSLKEMLERQVVLETEAIEMYKGMIAAIDDAEVVGVLKHILDEEKRHRMEFRQRLKDL, encoded by the coding sequence ATGGACAACGAGGGTATTATAGGCTTGCTTAACGAAGCTTTCATGCATGAGATATATAACTCGATGGTTTACGTGAGAAACTCGTTCGTGATAAGGGAATGCGATCCCAGCAGAGTGACAGAGTCCATATCAGTGGACGAGATGAGGCATATGTGGTGGCTGGCCGACCTTATCGTGAAGAGGGGCGGAAAGCCGTGCATGGACCATAAAGAGCTTGAATTCGGCGGTGACAGCCTGAAAGAGATGCTGGAGAGGCAGGTCGTCCTTGAGACCGAGGCCATAGAGATGTACAAGGGCATGATAGCGGCCATCGATGACGCTGAGGTAGTGGGCGTATTAAAGCACATCCTGGACGAGGAAAAGAGGCACAGGATGGAGTTCAGGCAGAGGCTAAAGGATCTATAG
- a CDS encoding TetR/AcrR family transcriptional regulator, protein MTRDVAGKREVIMKTALKLFTERGFHGTPTSMISEQAGVATGTLFRYFPTKEELINNIYFDVKEKWGKSISEGINREDTIKEKIQRAWANSIRWGISCPDEFLFIEQFSSSPYITKITQEEAMKNYLFLFEIFQEGTKNGILKDLDMRMTVNMLAHAGKSVIRLILDSSGSADADKLVDESFELIWGGISKK, encoded by the coding sequence ATGACCAGGGACGTAGCCGGGAAACGAGAAGTGATAATGAAGACCGCTCTGAAGCTATTTACCGAGAGGGGATTCCACGGTACGCCCACGTCGATGATATCAGAGCAAGCAGGAGTGGCCACCGGGACACTTTTTAGATACTTTCCTACGAAAGAAGAGCTTATCAACAATATCTACTTCGATGTCAAAGAGAAATGGGGAAAAAGCATCTCAGAAGGCATAAACCGGGAGGATACCATTAAGGAAAAGATTCAGCGGGCATGGGCAAACTCGATAAGATGGGGGATAAGTTGTCCCGATGAGTTCCTTTTTATCGAACAGTTCAGCTCATCGCCATATATCACTAAGATCACTCAGGAAGAGGCGATGAAGAATTATCTTTTCCTTTTTGAGATATTTCAGGAAGGTACGAAAAACGGAATATTGAAAGACCTTGACATGAGAATGACTGTCAATATGCTCGCACATGCGGGAAAATCCGTGATAAGGCTTATACTCGATTCTTCAGGCTCTGCGGACGCCGATAAACTGGTCGACGAGTCTTTTGAGCTAATATGGGGTGGTATTTCAAAAAAATGA
- a CDS encoding nitrogen fixation protein NifH: protein MSHWSAVLNESPVEWLLEADDPSVRYFTLRDILDRPEKDAEVRDAKARIMDTGVIPKILSKQEKGGYWGVPGDFYMRSKYKGTVWQFIVLAGLGADGKDERIKNACEFILSRSQDPESGGFSYISGKSGAGDRDRILPCLTGNMVWGLIRFGYLSDSRVKRGIGWITKYQRFDDGENRPPEGWPYDRFEICWGKHTCHMGVIKSLKALSEIPEDKRTKAANKTIENAAEYLLMHHIFKKSHDIKEISKPDWLRFGFPLMWNTDVLEISGILAGLGYKDERMQEAIDLIVSKQDEHGRWSLENTFNGRFLVNIERKNKPGKWVTLNAIRVLKAFYGLSFN from the coding sequence ATGAGCCATTGGAGCGCAGTCCTGAACGAGAGCCCTGTCGAGTGGCTTCTTGAGGCGGATGACCCTTCAGTAAGATATTTTACTCTCAGGGACATCCTGGACCGGCCGGAGAAGGATGCCGAAGTCAGGGATGCAAAAGCAAGGATAATGGATACCGGCGTTATTCCCAAAATACTATCAAAGCAAGAAAAAGGCGGCTACTGGGGAGTACCCGGCGATTTTTACATGCGGTCAAAATATAAGGGTACCGTATGGCAGTTCATTGTTTTAGCGGGATTGGGCGCTGACGGCAAAGATGAGCGCATTAAAAACGCTTGCGAGTTCATTCTAAGCAGGTCACAGGACCCGGAAAGCGGCGGCTTCTCATATATTAGCGGTAAGAGCGGAGCAGGCGACAGGGACAGGATACTGCCTTGCCTGACAGGGAATATGGTATGGGGGCTTATTCGTTTCGGATACCTGTCCGACTCCAGGGTGAAGCGTGGCATAGGCTGGATAACTAAATACCAGAGATTCGATGATGGCGAGAACAGGCCCCCTGAGGGATGGCCTTATGACCGGTTCGAGATCTGCTGGGGTAAGCATACCTGCCATATGGGCGTTATAAAATCTCTTAAGGCATTATCGGAGATCCCTGAAGATAAAAGGACGAAGGCGGCAAATAAGACTATTGAAAATGCTGCCGAATATCTATTGATGCATCACATCTTTAAGAAAAGCCACGACATAAAAGAAATATCAAAGCCTGACTGGCTCAGGTTCGGGTTCCCGCTAATGTGGAATACCGACGTCCTGGAAATATCCGGCATTCTGGCCGGGCTCGGCTATAAGGATGAAAGGATGCAAGAGGCGATAGACCTTATCGTCTCAAAGCAGGATGAGCATGGAAGATGGTCTTTAGAAAACACTTTTAACGGACGTTTCCTGGTAAACATAGAAAGGAAAAACAAGCCCGGTAAATGGGTCACATTAAATGCTATCAGGGTATTGAAAGCATTTTACGGATTATCATTTAATTAG
- a CDS encoding AzlC family ABC transporter permease has product MARKRAFLSGAKAFSPIILGVIPFGLIYGISASEAGLDPIESIAMSLFFFAGASQMVAVQLISQNTPAIIVIATAVIVNLRFVIYSASLAPYFQGLSRSWRSLLSYLTTDEPYALSITHYTKNPEAQYKHWYFFGAGLTLWATWQICSIAGIFAGPIIPAGLQLDFAIPLVFIALLVTSIGDKMSLGAALAAGIIAVAAFGLPYNLGLVAGAIGGVVFGIIFGREE; this is encoded by the coding sequence ATGGCGCGAAAACGAGCATTTTTATCCGGGGCAAAAGCCTTCTCTCCCATTATTCTGGGAGTGATACCTTTCGGGCTGATATACGGCATCTCAGCCTCCGAGGCAGGATTAGACCCCATTGAAAGTATCGCCATGTCCCTGTTCTTTTTCGCGGGCGCGTCACAGATGGTAGCCGTGCAGCTTATCAGCCAGAACACTCCTGCGATAATCGTCATAGCTACGGCCGTTATCGTAAACCTCCGTTTCGTGATCTACAGCGCATCGCTGGCCCCATATTTTCAGGGACTTTCGAGGTCATGGAGATCCTTGCTGTCATACCTGACCACAGACGAGCCTTATGCCTTATCTATCACTCACTATACAAAAAATCCTGAAGCACAGTATAAGCACTGGTATTTTTTCGGAGCAGGGCTCACGCTATGGGCCACATGGCAGATATGCAGCATAGCAGGCATTTTTGCAGGGCCGATAATACCGGCGGGCCTGCAGCTGGATTTTGCGATCCCTCTTGTATTTATCGCGCTCCTTGTCACCTCTATCGGTGATAAGATGTCGCTCGGCGCGGCGCTGGCAGCAGGGATCATTGCGGTCGCAGCATTCGGCCTTCCCTATAACCTCGGACTGGTAGCCGGAGCTATCGGCGGTGTTGTGTTCGGGATAATATTCGGGAGGGAAGAGTGA
- a CDS encoding class I SAM-dependent methyltransferase, translating to MQDKSVDFWSRIADDYESGIDDIIGQRSRMYMFNKMLELEEPGNVIELGCGTGFFTRAIAKNAGHVVATDISDDMLERAKENLWDLKNVEFRKMDCENIPFPDNTFDTVLMANILQIVHDPKKALHESYRILRPGGALIILFYTHYGLSVFEKFQFWTKMIKKFKGKPPYQRMLDPEEVLKMAEEAGFRVEVLELVGEKFKAVYLKGKKTI from the coding sequence ATGCAGGATAAGAGCGTTGATTTCTGGAGCAGGATCGCGGATGACTACGAATCCGGGATAGACGACATCATAGGACAGAGATCCCGTATGTACATGTTCAATAAGATGCTGGAGCTTGAAGAACCCGGCAACGTTATTGAACTTGGATGCGGAACAGGCTTTTTCACAAGGGCGATAGCGAAGAACGCAGGGCATGTGGTCGCGACCGATATCTCGGACGATATGCTGGAAAGGGCGAAGGAGAACTTATGGGACCTAAAGAACGTAGAGTTCCGTAAAATGGATTGTGAGAACATACCTTTTCCTGATAACACTTTTGATACAGTGCTGATGGCTAATATCCTGCAGATAGTGCACGACCCTAAAAAAGCCTTACATGAAAGCTATCGTATCTTGCGGCCGGGCGGCGCGCTCATAATCCTGTTCTACACTCATTATGGCCTGAGCGTGTTCGAAAAGTTCCAGTTCTGGACAAAAATGATAAAGAAATTTAAAGGTAAACCGCCTTACCAGAGGATGCTGGACCCGGAAGAAGTTTTGAAGATGGCTGAAGAGGCAGGGTTCAGGGTTGAAGTGCTGGAATTAGTGGGTGAAAAGTTTAAGGCTGTATATCTAAAGGGAAAAAAGACGATATGA
- a CDS encoding PAS domain S-box protein, producing MQYKFSDLIDVHRLKELLNKLYNITGIPAGIIDNNGNVIVETEWPDICAKFHRANPLTADRCLQSDLDIISNLIQGESREHKCKNGLWDIAIPITISGERIATLFIGQFFYDDEPIDLDRFRSQATESGFNINEYIEAIHKAPVHSRKKIGEAIEYYVSLVSFICETGLSNLKHVEAEKNIRDTNERFKILLENSLECIVVVDKTGIMRDISPSFERVMGYDKNELRGESCFKFFKPDELSRNIELFKKLMETPGCDVRLETSFRHNDGTYRIFETVARNLIDVSMINGIVINAYDITNIKKTEEALKMTEETFRVITENMRDVISLRDRDGKYIYISPSVKTLLGYDPEELIGKDPHYFVHPDDMGSVPKNHVEHLFSTGKEFTITYRTRKKSGEYVWFETIMQPIMDDKGDMVGLQTSSRDISDRKKAEEEIKRSKQIMEKIISSLNEGIFIIDPENRKILDVNKKGEDIFGYSRDDLVGNNLLFLNMDHKKYEQHKKNFFGSKDLIDFETLMQRKNGEIFPAEHLIRPLYNDEGKMESAIVVIRDITERKKAEESIIESKEKFRNIFASSPIGIALYNENGELIECNDAGKKIFGITDVSQLGGLRSLYDAFTPDDCKNRIFSGHMVKYQVDVDINKLKYQNPENIPGAKNIKIEVTVKPLFIKTRSIPDYYLVLVEDITQRIMAEEKIKSSLQEKELLLKEVHHRVKNNMQVISSMLNLQANSINDPVIDEMFKDSCNRIRSMALIHEKLYMSSNLAQIDMADYLRSLTTHLIRSSGKDRIDLTINTDKIFLDIDTAIPCGLIVNELISNSLKHAFTGNTGGAIKIDFYRSGDKSMVLSIEDNGAGIPESIDFRNTITLGLQLVNSLAEQLRGTIELIKNPGTRFIIRFDVKAEK from the coding sequence ATGCAGTACAAGTTTTCAGACCTCATTGACGTCCACAGGCTAAAAGAGTTACTAAATAAATTATATAATATCACAGGCATTCCGGCAGGGATAATTGATAACAACGGCAATGTTATCGTGGAGACTGAATGGCCGGACATCTGTGCAAAGTTCCATAGAGCGAATCCCCTGACTGCGGATCGCTGCCTTCAAAGCGACCTCGACATTATTTCAAATTTGATACAAGGAGAGTCCAGGGAACATAAATGTAAGAACGGGCTATGGGACATAGCGATACCGATAACCATATCAGGTGAGCGGATAGCCACGCTGTTCATCGGGCAATTTTTCTACGACGATGAGCCTATCGACTTAGACCGTTTCAGGTCCCAGGCGACCGAATCGGGATTTAATATCAATGAGTACATAGAGGCCATTCATAAAGCTCCCGTCCACTCCAGGAAAAAGATCGGGGAAGCCATCGAGTATTATGTCAGCCTTGTCAGCTTCATATGCGAGACCGGCTTAAGTAATCTCAAACATGTGGAGGCCGAGAAAAATATCAGGGATACCAATGAACGGTTTAAGATACTCCTGGAAAACTCATTAGAATGCATCGTTGTTGTCGATAAAACAGGGATAATGAGAGACATATCCCCATCGTTTGAAAGAGTCATGGGCTATGATAAAAATGAGCTCCGGGGAGAATCATGTTTTAAGTTTTTCAAGCCTGATGAATTATCACGCAATATTGAGCTCTTTAAAAAGCTTATGGAAACCCCCGGATGTGATGTAAGGTTAGAAACGAGTTTTAGGCATAATGATGGTACCTATCGTATTTTTGAGACAGTGGCCAGGAACTTAATAGACGTGTCTATGATAAACGGTATCGTTATAAATGCATATGATATTACAAATATAAAAAAGACAGAAGAAGCTCTTAAAATGACGGAGGAGACTTTCAGGGTCATTACGGAGAACATGAGAGACGTTATCAGCCTCCGGGACCGCGATGGAAAATACATCTACATAAGTCCCTCGGTAAAGACATTACTTGGATATGATCCTGAAGAGCTTATCGGCAAAGACCCGCATTATTTTGTGCATCCGGACGACATGGGGAGTGTTCCAAAGAATCATGTCGAGCATTTATTTAGCACAGGAAAAGAATTCACCATAACCTACAGGACCAGGAAAAAGTCCGGTGAATATGTGTGGTTTGAGACCATAATGCAGCCCATAATGGATGATAAGGGTGACATGGTCGGTTTACAAACTTCCTCGAGAGACATATCAGATAGAAAAAAAGCAGAGGAAGAGATAAAAAGGTCAAAACAGATCATGGAAAAGATCATTTCGAGCCTGAATGAAGGAATATTCATCATAGACCCGGAGAACAGGAAAATATTAGATGTAAATAAAAAAGGCGAAGATATATTCGGCTATTCCAGGGATGATCTCGTAGGTAATAATCTCCTGTTTTTAAATATGGATCATAAAAAGTATGAGCAACACAAGAAAAATTTCTTTGGAAGTAAAGATTTAATTGATTTTGAGACGCTGATGCAAAGAAAGAACGGGGAAATATTTCCTGCCGAGCATCTAATAAGGCCATTATACAACGATGAAGGAAAAATGGAGAGCGCGATAGTAGTTATCCGGGATATTACGGAGCGTAAAAAAGCTGAGGAATCCATAATTGAGAGCAAGGAAAAATTCAGGAACATATTTGCCTCGTCTCCGATAGGCATCGCGCTTTACAACGAGAACGGTGAGCTTATAGAGTGTAACGATGCCGGTAAAAAAATATTTGGCATAACGGATGTATCACAATTAGGCGGGCTCAGATCATTGTACGATGCGTTTACACCTGATGATTGTAAGAACAGGATATTTAGCGGACATATGGTGAAATATCAGGTGGACGTCGATATCAATAAGTTAAAATATCAAAATCCGGAGAATATCCCGGGAGCCAAAAACATAAAGATCGAAGTCACTGTCAAGCCTTTATTTATAAAGACCAGATCCATTCCCGACTATTATCTCGTCCTCGTCGAAGATATCACTCAAAGGATAATGGCCGAGGAAAAGATAAAGTCCTCATTACAGGAAAAAGAGCTACTTTTAAAAGAGGTCCATCACAGGGTCAAAAACAACATGCAGGTCATTTCGAGTATGCTCAATCTTCAGGCCAACTCGATCAATGATCCTGTGATAGATGAAATGTTCAAGGATAGCTGTAATCGTATAAGGTCGATGGCGCTCATCCATGAAAAACTATACATGTCCAGTAATTTGGCGCAGATAGACATGGCCGACTATCTTAGAAGCCTTACGACACACCTGATAAGGTCATCGGGTAAGGACCGTATCGACTTAACGATAAATACCGATAAGATATTCCTTGACATTGATACTGCCATACCATGTGGCCTGATCGTCAATGAGCTTATATCGAACTCCTTAAAACATGCGTTTACCGGTAATACGGGAGGGGCTATTAAAATCGACTTTTATAGATCAGGGGATAAGTCGATGGTCTTGTCCATTGAAGACAATGGAGCTGGCATTCCGGAAAGCATCGATTTCCGGAACACGATAACACTGGGACTGCAGCTTGTTAATTCCCTGGCAGAGCAACTGAGAGGCACTATTGAGCTTATCAAAAACCCCGGGACCAGGTTTATCATAAGGTTTGACGTGAAAGCCGAAAAATGA
- a CDS encoding cupin domain-containing protein, with product MGQKNAIELFSSGSIIFPGKYVDAAKLPWYEHPAFMGVFLKDLVTAADTRGAFSCHIVKIKKGFDVGEHSHNAEWEFNETLEGTGFFVINGKKYACTPGFSYATPPGMTHIVSAPNEDVYLLAKFIPALK from the coding sequence ATGGGTCAGAAAAATGCCATAGAGTTATTTTCTAGCGGGAGTATTATCTTTCCGGGTAAATATGTAGATGCTGCAAAGTTGCCATGGTATGAACATCCGGCGTTCATGGGAGTTTTTTTAAAGGACCTTGTAACGGCGGCAGATACCAGAGGTGCTTTTAGCTGCCATATCGTAAAGATCAAAAAAGGATTTGACGTCGGAGAGCATTCCCATAATGCCGAATGGGAGTTCAACGAAACTCTCGAGGGCACCGGGTTCTTTGTCATCAACGGTAAAAAATATGCGTGCACGCCAGGCTTTTCATATGCAACTCCGCCAGGGATGACACATATCGTATCCGCACCCAATGAGGACGTCTATTTATTGGCAAAGTTTATCCCGGCGCTTAAATGA
- a CDS encoding DUF2164 domain-containing protein: MRHNNNIELTKEKRDDMISVIKDYFLKERDEKIGDLAAGLILEFIIEKLAPEFYNQGVYDSYKFMENNIEDLLSIQK, from the coding sequence ATGAGACATAACAATAATATTGAATTAACTAAAGAGAAAAGGGACGATATGATCTCTGTAATAAAGGACTATTTTTTAAAGGAAAGAGACGAAAAAATAGGTGATCTGGCAGCAGGTCTGATCTTAGAGTTCATAATAGAAAAATTAGCACCAGAATTTTATAATCAAGGTGTTTATGATTCTTATAAATTTATGGAAAACAATATCGAAGACTTATTGTCAATTCAAAAATGA
- a CDS encoding sodium:calcium antiporter, which yields MNAAIFVLNFIAIIVGCELFTNGIEWLGKHFRLSDDAIGSVLAAIGTSLPETLIPLVAILFLGGDLGEEIGTGAILGSPFTLSTLALFLCAVSMIVFYKKRGTFSLNINGSTLRHSLKFFIIAYSIAAMTALMPLGLSGLKPFIAISLLSAYVIYSIYALREKNTGKGEEIEELYFIRIAEAFKKLSARGRSQRNPEVKADMPTEKPSLPGILFQVAVSLCIIIVAADLFVNHIKDISEYFGIAPLVMAIVISPMATELPEMFNSMIWIRERKDTFALGNILGAMVFQSCVVVTIGIMLTSWHIDLSTSEQIFQGIGILFAIFSAVLLYVQSYRNEVNIPVLFIGGLLYLIFFAIVFTNI from the coding sequence ATGAACGCGGCAATCTTCGTCCTGAACTTTATAGCCATCATCGTCGGTTGCGAGCTTTTCACGAACGGTATTGAATGGCTCGGTAAACATTTTAGGCTCTCGGATGACGCCATAGGCAGCGTGCTGGCAGCCATCGGCACGTCCCTGCCCGAGACATTGATACCGCTGGTCGCCATATTATTTTTAGGCGGCGATCTGGGCGAGGAGATAGGCACAGGAGCGATCCTGGGATCCCCTTTCACGCTATCGACACTGGCGTTATTTTTATGTGCAGTGTCCATGATCGTATTCTATAAAAAGAGGGGCACATTTTCGTTAAACATTAATGGAAGTACTTTAAGGCACAGCCTCAAATTTTTCATAATCGCATACTCTATCGCAGCCATGACCGCATTGATGCCATTAGGGCTTAGCGGCCTAAAACCATTTATCGCGATCTCGTTATTATCGGCATATGTCATATATTCCATATATGCGTTAAGGGAGAAAAACACCGGAAAGGGGGAGGAAATAGAAGAATTGTATTTCATTAGGATCGCCGAAGCCTTTAAAAAATTGTCCGCGAGGGGTCGTTCACAAAGGAACCCTGAAGTAAAAGCGGATATGCCGACAGAAAAGCCCTCTTTGCCTGGAATTCTTTTCCAGGTGGCAGTATCTTTATGTATTATCATAGTAGCGGCAGATCTTTTTGTAAATCATATAAAAGATATTTCTGAGTATTTCGGCATCGCCCCGCTGGTCATGGCAATAGTGATCAGCCCGATGGCCACGGAATTGCCCGAAATGTTCAATAGCATGATATGGATAAGAGAAAGGAAAGATACGTTCGCGCTGGGAAATATTCTCGGAGCTATGGTGTTTCAGAGCTGTGTGGTCGTGACGATCGGTATTATGCTGACATCGTGGCATATTGATCTTTCGACCAGCGAACAGATATTTCAAGGGATCGGTATATTGTTCGCGATATTTTCCGCCGTGCTGCTATATGTGCAGTCTTACAGGAATGAGGTAAATATACCTGTCCTGTTTATCGGCGGGTTACTATATCTGATATTTTTCGCCATAGTATTCACTAATATTTAA
- a CDS encoding AzlD domain-containing protein, translated as MDNIWIIIICVALFTLAERMSFIMLSDRLNVPAWFKRGLKYVPPAVIAAIVFPSLFIMSGEMSVSLDNARMIAGLTAIVVAWKTRDAFMTIMAGMAVLWIISAI; from the coding sequence ATGGACAATATATGGATAATAATCATATGTGTCGCGCTTTTTACCCTGGCCGAGAGAATGTCCTTTATCATGCTTTCGGACCGGCTGAACGTGCCTGCATGGTTCAAGAGAGGCTTAAAGTACGTCCCGCCTGCCGTTATCGCCGCTATAGTGTTCCCTTCACTATTCATCATGAGCGGGGAGATGTCCGTTTCGCTTGACAATGCAAGGATGATAGCAGGTCTTACTGCCATCGTGGTTGCATGGAAGACCCGTGACGCGTTCATGACCATTATGGCGGGGATGGCTGTCCTCTGGATAATATCGGCAATATAA
- a CDS encoding aldo/keto reductase produces MQYRKMKKTGDELSALGFGCMRLPEKSGKIDEERAIAQIRFAVDNGVNYLDTAFQYHMGASEPLLGKALADGYREKVKVATKLPHWIVRTREDMDKILDVQLSNLKTDHIDYYLIHNVAGSSWKKLCELGIIDFLDKAKADGRIINAGFSSHCSKDEFINIVDGYDWAFCQIQYNFLDIKNQAGTEGLKYAASKGLGVIIMEPLRGGMLAKNIPSAVQSVWNEAGIKKTPAEWALRWIWDHPEVTVVLSGMNEEEHIRENIRIAGEAYPNSLTPEELGLVKKVEDTYRKLMKVGCTGCRYCMPCPAGVNIPVCFEMYNNKYLMDGAEKRGMLSMGNPDFIYLMQAGGILEGKKPAYASQCKNCGKCVKACPQHLPIPQYLNDVSKEFEKPTLKLLTKIIKPFMALERWRTMRRAGKKT; encoded by the coding sequence ATGCAGTACCGTAAAATGAAGAAAACGGGGGACGAGCTTTCAGCTCTGGGCTTCGGATGTATGAGGCTTCCGGAGAAGAGCGGGAAGATCGATGAGGAGAGGGCTATAGCACAGATAAGGTTCGCGGTCGATAACGGTGTTAACTATCTTGATACTGCCTTCCAGTATCACATGGGCGCCAGCGAGCCATTACTCGGAAAGGCCCTTGCTGACGGATATCGCGAAAAAGTGAAGGTCGCAACGAAGCTGCCTCACTGGATAGTCAGGACCCGGGAGGACATGGACAAGATCCTGGATGTCCAGCTTAGCAATTTAAAGACAGACCATATCGACTACTATCTCATCCATAATGTGGCAGGGTCGAGCTGGAAAAAGCTTTGTGAACTCGGTATTATAGATTTTCTTGATAAGGCAAAAGCAGACGGCAGAATAATCAACGCAGGATTTTCATCCCACTGCTCGAAAGACGAGTTCATTAATATAGTGGATGGGTACGACTGGGCTTTCTGCCAGATACAGTATAACTTTTTAGACATAAAGAACCAGGCCGGAACCGAAGGGCTAAAATATGCCGCTTCAAAAGGGCTCGGCGTGATCATAATGGAACCTCTCAGGGGAGGCATGCTGGCCAAGAATATACCCTCTGCTGTACAGTCCGTGTGGAACGAGGCCGGTATAAAAAAGACTCCAGCAGAATGGGCTCTTCGCTGGATATGGGACCATCCCGAGGTCACTGTCGTGCTTTCGGGCATGAACGAGGAGGAGCATATCCGGGAGAATATACGTATAGCGGGCGAGGCATATCCGAACTCGCTGACGCCTGAAGAACTTGGCCTGGTCAAGAAGGTCGAGGATACCTATAGAAAATTGATGAAGGTAGGGTGCACCGGCTGCAGGTATTGTATGCCATGCCCGGCAGGCGTGAACATCCCGGTATGCTTCGAGATGTACAATAATAAATACCTGATGGACGGGGCTGAAAAACGGGGTATGCTCAGTATGGGGAACCCGGATTTCATTTATCTTATGCAGGCTGGAGGTATCCTGGAAGGGAAAAAGCCTGCGTATGCTTCGCAATGTAAAAATTGCGGAAAATGCGTAAAGGCGTGTCCGCAGCATCTGCCGATACCACAGTACCTGAACGATGTTTCGAAAGAGTTCGAGAAGCCGACGCTAAAATTGCTGACGAAGATCATAAAGCCCTTCATGGCATTAGAGAGATGGAGGACGATGAGAAGAGCGGGCAAAAAAACTTAA